A window from Camelus dromedarius isolate mCamDro1 chromosome 9, mCamDro1.pat, whole genome shotgun sequence encodes these proteins:
- the CEACAM16 gene encoding carcinoembryonic antigen-related cell adhesion molecule 16: protein MVLTGYSWLFLSAAFLSVGAEITITPQPAKPSEGDNITLAVQGLSGDLLAYNWYAGPTLSLSYLVASYIVSTGDETPGPAHTGREAVRPDGGLDIQGVLPRHSGTYILQTLNRQFQTEVGYGHLQVYEILAPPVVTANSTALVERRDTLHLTCSSPSPAEVRWFFNGEALPITIRLGLSPDGRVLTRHGVRREEAGAYQCEVWNPVSVSRSEPINLTVYFGPERVAILQDSTTRTGCTIKVDFNTSLTLWCVSRSCPEPEYVWAFNGRALKNDGQDHLNISSMTAAQEGTYTCIAKNPKTLLSGSASVVVKLSAAVVAMMIVPVPSRPMEGQDVTLTVPGYPKDLLVYAWYRGPASEPNRLLSQLPSGNWIAGPAHTGREVGFPNCSLLVQKLNLTDAGRYTLKTVTLQGKTETLEVELQVALNLPSSHRDQRHLPEPEHGTG from the exons ATGGTGCTGACCGGGTACAGCTGGCTCTTCCTCAGTG CCGCGTTCCTAAGCGTGGGAGCTGAGATCACCATCACCCCCCAGCCTGCCAAGCCATCCGAGGGGGACAACATCACACTGGCTGTCCAAGGGCTTTCGGGGGACCTCCTTGCCTACAACTGGTACGCGGGGCCCACGCTCAGCCTGTCTTACCTGGTGGCCAGCTACATCGTAAGCACGGGTGATGAGACCCCCGGCCCGGCCCACACGGGGCGGGAGGCTGTGCGCCCCGACGGCGGCCTGGACATCCAGGGCGTCCTGCCCAGACACTCGGGCACCTACATCCTGCAGACTCTCAACAGGCAGTTTCAGACGGAGGTGGGCTACGGACACTTGCAGGTCTATG AGATCCTGGCCCCGCCCGTGGTTACGGCCAACAGCACTGCATTGGTGGAGCGCCGAGACACCCTGCACCTGACGtgcagcagccccagccccgctGAGGTCCGCTGGTTCTTCAATGGCGAGGCCCTGCCTATCACCATCCGTCTTGGCCTGTCCCCCGATGGCCGGGTGCTGACCCGACATGGCGTccgcagggaggaggctggagcctACCAGTGTGAGGTCTGGAACCCAGTCAGTGTCAGCCGCAGCGAGCCCATCAACCTGACTGTGTACT TCGGCCCAGAACGCGTGGCCATCCTCCAGGATTCCACCACCCGCACGGGCTGCACCATCAAAGTCGACTTCAACACCTCCCTCACGCTGTGGTGCGTGTCCCGGTCCTGCCCAGAGCCCGAGTACGTGTGGGCCTTCAACGGGCGGGCCTTGAAGAACGACGGTCAGGACCACCTCAACATCAGCAGCATGACGGCAGCCCAGGAGGGCACATACACGTGTATTGCTAAGAACCCCAAGACCCTGCTTTCTGGATCCGCCTCAGTGGTGGTCAAGCTCTCCG CGGCAGTAGTGGCCATGATGATCGTGCCGGTGCCGAGCAGGCCGATGGAGGGCCAGGACGTGACACTGACCGTACCGGGCTACCCCAAGGACCTGCTGGTCTACGCCTGGTACCGCGGGCCTGCCTCCGAGCCCAACCGGCTGCTCAGCCAACTGCCGTCGGGGAACTGGATTGCAGGCCCCGCGCACACAGGCCGGGAGGTGGGCTTCCCCAACTGCTCGCTGCTGGTGCAGAAGCTGAACCTCACAGACGCCGGCCGCTACACACTCAAGACCGTCACACTGCAGGGCAAGACTGAGACGCTGGAAGTGGAGCTGCAGGTGGCCC TCAACCTCCCTTCCTCGCACCGGGACCAGCGCCACCTTCCTGAACCTGAGCATGGCACAGGCTGA